Part of the Paludisphaera borealis genome, CTGAAATCGAAAATCGGCGACGGCCTGATGCGCGACCCTCACTTGATCCAGGGGCCCGATGCGACGTTTCAGCTCGTCTGGACGACTGGCTGGAGCAAGCACGGCCTCGGCTACGCGCACTCGAAAGACCTGATCCACTGGTCCGAGCCGCGATTGCTCGACGTCATGAAGACCGAGCCCAAAGCCCGCAACGTCTGGGCGCCCGAGGTGTTTTACGATGAGGCGGGCGCGCGGTTCGTGCTGTTCTGGTCCTCGACGATCCCGGGGCGGTTTCCCGACACCGACGCGGCCGGCGACGATGACTACAACCATCGGATCTACGCGACGACGACCCGCGACTTCGAGACGTTCACGCCGACTCGCCTGCTGTATGAACCGGGTTTCAACACGATCGATGCGACGATGGCCCGAGACGGCGATCGGTACGTGCTGTTCATCAAGGACGAGACGCGCAATCCGCCCGCCAAGAACCTCCGCGTTGCGTTCGGCGCCTCGCCGCTGGGTCCGTTCGGCCCTCCTTCGCCGCCGATCACCGGCGCGTACTGGGCGGAAGGGCCGACGGCGATCCAGTTCGGCGGCGTCTGGCACGTCTACTTCGACCGCTACACCGAACACCGCTACGGGCTGGTGACCTCGACCGATCTCACGCAATGGAAGGACGAGTCGGATCGCGTCCATTTCCCTCCCGGCTTCCGGCACGGCAGCGTCGTGCGTGTGCCGTCGTCGATCCTCACGAAATTGGAGTCGGTCGCCGGCCGATGACGCCCCTGGCTCGGCCGAGCCGATTCGCCAACCGCCCTCAAAATCAGGGACCGTTCATGAGACGCTTATTCTTGTGGGTACTCCTCGTCGGCCTCGCGTCGACGGTCGCGCAGGTCTTCGCGATCGATCCTAAGCTCGATGCGCCGCCGGCCTCGATCGAGTCGATAACGGCCCGAGAGATCGGCGGCCACCTGCGATTCCTGGCCTCCGACCTGATGAAGGGTCGCGACACGGCTTCGCCCGAGATCCGGCTGGCCGGGGAATATCTGGCGGCGCACCTCTACGCAGCGGGCGCGCAGCCCCTGGGCGATCAAAGCCCCAAGGGGCGCACCTATTTCCAGCGGTTCCCACTCGAAGTCGTCACGCCGCTCTCCCAAGGGTCCGAGCTGACGCTGACCCTCGATCTCGGCGGCGCGAAGCGCGTCGTATCCTGCAAGCTGGGGGAAGATTACGTGCTGCGTCCGCACGGCGTGATCGGCGGCGAAATCGAGGCGGACGTCGTCTTCGTGGGTTACGGGCGAGACGACCCCGAGAAGAAGATCGACGACTATGCCGGCCTCATCGTCGAGGACCGGTTCGTCCTGGTTTTCGAGGGAAACCCCGGCGACGCACCGGCGAAGCCCGGCGAAACGGCCCCGTTCACGAATCCGTTCGCCAAGCGCGAGGCGGCCCGGAAGCACGGTGCTCTCGGCGTGCTGGTCATCCAACCACCGGGAAGGAATTCGACTCCGCCGCGGATTCCGTTTTCAGCTCGCAATCTGGGGTTCGACGAGCCGAACCTTTCACTCGCCCCGTCCCCTTCGGTCGTGCCGGTCGTCACCTTGGCCGACCCGATCCGCGACCTGCTCGAAAGCTCGCTGAAGCTCCAGACCGAGGGCGACAGCCGGCCTAAGGCCCCGCACAACGCCCTCCGGGTCCGATTCCGTCACGCCGTGAAGCGCGAGGCTCGCGAGGACCGCAACGTTCTCGGTTTCATGCCGGGCGTCGATCCCAAGAAGAAGAACGAGGTCGTCGTCTTCAGCGCCCACTACGATCATGAGGGCGTCAACGCCAAGGGCGAGATCTTCAACGGGTCGGACGATAACGCGTCGGGCACGAGCGCCGTGCTGGAGATCGCCGAGGCGTTCGGACTGTCGCCCCGCCCGGCGCGGAGCGTGGCGTTCCTCTGGGTCTCGGGCGAGGAGAAGGGACTGCTCGGCAGCGAGTGGTACGCCGACCATCGGATTCTCCCCGACGGGGCCGTGATCGTCGCCGACATCAATCTCGACATGGTCAGTCGCAACGACTCCAAGAAGATCGGAGTCACTCCGTCGCCGAAGCACGCCGATTACAACTCGCTGATCCCCGCCGCTCGCGAAGCCTGCAAGATCGAGGGGCTGGAGGCCGTCTTCGACACCGATCCGTTCTACGGCCGGACCGACAGCTTCAATTTCGCGAAGAAGGGGATTCCCATCGTCTTCTTCTTCTCGGGCATTCACGAAGACTACCACCGACCGACCGACGACTTCGAGAAGGCCGACCTCGAAAAAGCCGCCCACGTCGCC contains:
- a CDS encoding glycoside hydrolase family 43 protein, producing the protein MKSAPVLAALAAMIAFAGASPADDPKSDDSALLFTSFRGNGEDGLHLATSKDGYSWTPINDDKPFLKSKIGDGLMRDPHLIQGPDATFQLVWTTGWSKHGLGYAHSKDLIHWSEPRLLDVMKTEPKARNVWAPEVFYDEAGARFVLFWSSTIPGRFPDTDAAGDDDYNHRIYATTTRDFETFTPTRLLYEPGFNTIDATMARDGDRYVLFIKDETRNPPAKNLRVAFGASPLGPFGPPSPPITGAYWAEGPTAIQFGGVWHVYFDRYTEHRYGLVTSTDLTQWKDESDRVHFPPGFRHGSVVRVPSSILTKLESVAGR
- a CDS encoding M20/M25/M40 family metallo-hydrolase codes for the protein MRRLFLWVLLVGLASTVAQVFAIDPKLDAPPASIESITAREIGGHLRFLASDLMKGRDTASPEIRLAGEYLAAHLYAAGAQPLGDQSPKGRTYFQRFPLEVVTPLSQGSELTLTLDLGGAKRVVSCKLGEDYVLRPHGVIGGEIEADVVFVGYGRDDPEKKIDDYAGLIVEDRFVLVFEGNPGDAPAKPGETAPFTNPFAKREAARKHGALGVLVIQPPGRNSTPPRIPFSARNLGFDEPNLSLAPSPSVVPVVTLADPIRDLLESSLKLQTEGDSRPKAPHNALRVRFRHAVKREAREDRNVLGFMPGVDPKKKNEVVVFSAHYDHEGVNAKGEIFNGSDDNASGTSAVLEIAEAFGLSPRPARSVAFLWVSGEEKGLLGSEWYADHRILPDGAVIVADINLDMVSRNDSKKIGVTPSPKHADYNSLIPAAREACKIEGLEAVFDTDPFYGRTDSFNFAKKGIPIVFFFSGIHEDYHRPTDDFEKADLEKAAHVARAAFRLGWKTAQDEAAPKKIPAPVDEKPDGDKTVDLKTSH